From the Kogia breviceps isolate mKogBre1 chromosome 3, mKogBre1 haplotype 1, whole genome shotgun sequence genome, one window contains:
- the ALPK3 gene encoding alpha-protein kinase 3 isoform X5 has translation MGSRRAPGRGWGSGGRSGAGGDGEDDGPMWIPSPASRSYLLSVRPETSLSSNWLSHPSSGRSTFCSIIAQLTEETQPLFETTLKSRAVSEDSDVRFTCIVTGYPEPEVTWYKDDTELDRYCGLPKYEITHQGNRHTLQLYRCREEDAAIYQASAQNAKGIVSCSGVLEVGTMTEYKIHQRWFAKLKRKAAAKMREIEKSWKHGKEAVEEADTLRKLSPDRFQRKRRLSGAEVPVPSAPTREVDNGTPVAWQEGETEPGQHPGLGLINSFASGEVTTNGEAASENGEAGEHGLLTYICKAMELGPQRAPRKESGAKKKKKDEEPKQSVRKPEVEGAARSHCSSENCVPSSDKSDSCGTQGPMDMEQVQTRPRGRATATQGPRSSGADGTRKPASAVGTQDQAQNAPVPGPDQEVYFSLKDAYLESTQADKPQGEEGTQTPSGRTPGEMPSGKVSSKARGEREPAVPGQPTPSAPQQTRAFNRKRFAPPKPKGEPTTSCKPDSSPSQDPEPGAQSSGKAPPQASAQVPTPPTRQRHSTQDSPLRGQASHRTPGKVQESQAAMAPTTLASSSSDTVSAGCSTSRSQDIIEPMDTETQEDRRASADQNTGGKKNTEVDRKMQVGGRMQGDGTQTNQSTKADRKTQGDVVTQESERSESGRNSQEDVMAQGKVGTQAEERTQADRRVQEDKGTWSEGSIPTAMKCWSEKASMTGISPQSRAPKHPPLEDPRSPQIVECFEQTPEEFSVPDKPDFMFRSDEAAGTASGNHEETVPGPLAGGLIRRAQLPPEGSLEQVGGERCQGPEQSGPVKDKPEEGLSQGLKQEQPGEVPPVDLGGCPPAGLSPQAPTLPSLPGAGLTDNSQQQLPSTPASQHMSTAAFLPSGDQASLSSAPPLHLGPGTPSRSHPPGTRAAEAEGACAKVPGVEGRTSGPQTCDPGLIDSLKSYLLLLLKLSSSEMSGGGPGTQGDAAPGDQAPSPSLAPTMEVAGLSPRTSRRILERVENNRLVQSAQTLLLSPCTSRRLTSLLDREVQVGRQALASARCPGPSPLSVPAIVVGEEESPGLASGGSSEGEGEVSLEGPGLLLTSQESGMGGPLGGVGGQAAPGQGLLSAESRAQEPFGEEEIPGEALTDIPAATPEELALGARRKRFLPKVRVAGDGEPTKPEERESPSGSPRGPRKGLAPGSPGSPGREKRSPTQGRKAGMLEVPRAEEEPAAGALGSSPRARDLEAELALEEGKQGTPAKPRRAKDLLKAPQVIRKIRVEQLPDASGSLKLWCQFFNILSDSVLTWAKDQRPVGEVGRSAGDEGPAALAIVQASPVDCGVYRCTIHNEHGSASTDFCLSPEVLSGFISREEGQENPGLPQLLAEPLLCAHMNTVE, from the exons GATACCCAGAGCCAGAGGTGACCTGGTACAAGGATGACACAGAGCTGGACCGCTACTGTGGCTTGCCAAAATACGAGATCACTCATCAGGGCAACCGCCACACGCTGCAGCTCTACAG GTGTCGAGAAGAAGATGCAGCCATCTACCAGGCCTCTGCCCAGAATGCCAAGGGAATTGTGTCCTGCTCGGGGGTCTTGGAGGTGGGCACCATGACCGAGTACAAGATCCACCAGCGCTGGTTCGCCAAGCTGAAGCGCAAGGCTGCGGCAAAGATGCGTGAGATCGAGAAGAGCTGGAAGCACGGGAAGGAGGCCGTGGAAGAGGCCGACACCCTGCGCAAGCTCAGCCCCGACCGCTTCCAGCGGAAGCGGCGGCTGAGTGGGGCCGAGGTGCCAGTCCCCTCGGCCCCCACCCGGGAGGTCGACAACGGGACACCGGTGGCTTGGCAGGAGGGAGAGACGGAGCCTGGTCAGCACCCAGGTTTGGGCCTGATCAACAGTTTTGCTTCTGGAGAGGTGACCACCAACGGGGAGGCTGCCTCTGAGAACGGGGAGGCTGGGGAGCATGGCCTGTTGACATACATCTGTAAGGCCATGGAGCTGGGGCCTCAGAGAGCCCCCAGAAAGGAGTCTGgggccaagaagaaaaagaaagatgaggaacCTAAGCAAAGTGTACGAAAGCCAGAGGTAGAGGGGGCAGCTCGAAGCCACTGTTCCTCTGAAAACTGTGTCCCCAGTTCAGACAAGTCTGATTCCTGTGGGACACAGGGGCCCATGGACATGGAGCAGGTTCAGACCCGGCCCAGGGGCAGGGCCACGGCCACACAGGGGCCTAGATCCTCTGGAGCAGATGGCACCAGGAAGCCAGCCTCTGCTGTGGGTACTCAAGACCAGGCCCAGAATGCCCCTGTCCCAGGCCCAGACCAGGAAGTGTATTTCTCCCTGAAGGACGCGTATCTGGAGAGCACCCAGGCAGACAAGCctcagggggaggaggggacccAGACCCCCAGTGGCAGGACACCTGGAGAGATGCCCTCAGGGAAGGTATCCAGCAAAGCCAGAGGTGAGAGGGAGCCTGCTGTCCCTGGCCAGCCCACGCCCTCAGCCCCACAGCAGACTAGGGCCTTCAACAGGAAGAGATTTGCTCCTCCGAAGCCCAAAGGGGAGCCCACCACCAGCTGCAAGCCTGATTCTTCCCCAAGTCAAGATCCAGAACCTGGGGCTCAGAGCTCAGGAAAGGCCCCACCTCAGGCCTCTGCCCAAGTGCCCACACCCCCCACCCGGCAGAGACACAGCACCCAGGATAGCCCCCTGCGGGGGCAGGCAAGCCACAGGACTCCAGGAAAG GTCCAGGAGTCCCAGGCAGCCATGGCTCCTACCACATTGGCCAGCAGCAGCTCTGATACGGTCTCTGCTGGTTGCAGCACCTCCAGAAGTCAAGACATCATTGAGCCCATGGACACAGAAACCCAGGAGGATAGGAGAGCATCTGCTGATCAGAACACTGGAGGCAAGAAGAATACAGAGGTGGATAGGAAGATGCAGGTGGGTGGGAGGATGCAGGGAGATGGAACACAGACCAACCAGAGCACAAAGGCAGATAGGAAGACACAGGGGGATGTTGTGACACAAGAAAGTGAGAGGTCAGAGTCAGGCAGGAATTCCCAGGAGGACGTAATGGCGCAAGGAAAGGTGGGGACCCAGGCAGAGGAGAGGACACAGGCAGACAGAAGGGTGCAGGAAGACAAGGGGACATGGTCAGAGGGGAGCATTCCCACAGCCATGAAATGTTGGTCAGAGAAGGCGTCCATGACCGGTATCAGCCCACAGTCCAGGGCCCCCAAACACCCACCTTTAGAGGATCCTAGGTCCCCTCAGATTGTTGAATGCTTTGAGCAGACCCCAGAAGAGTTCTCTGTCCCAGACAAACCTGATTTTATGTTCAGATCTGACGAGGCAGCAGGAACAGCCTCCGGGAACCATGAGGAAACTGTGCCGGGTCCCCTGGCGGGGGGCCTCATACGCAGGGCACAGCTGCCTCCTGAGGGTAGTTTGGAGCAGGTAGGAGGAGAGAGATGTCAAGGGCCGGAGCAGTCGGGTCCAGTTAAGGACAAGCCCGAGGAGGGCCTGTCCCAGGGCCTCAAGCAGGAACAGCCAGGAGAAGTGCCGCCTGTGGATCTGGGTGGCTGTCCTCCAGCGGGCCTGAGCCCCCAGGCGCCCACTCTGCCCTCTCTTCCTGGGGCTGGCCTGACTGATAACTCACAGCAGCAGCTGCCCAGCACCCCAGCTTCTCAGCACATGAGCACAGCTGCCTTCCTACCCTCTGGGGACCAGGCCTCGCTGAGTTCTGCCCCCCCACTACACCTGGGGCCGGGCACCCCCAGCCGGAGTCACCCGCCAGGAACCAGGGCAGCAGAGGCTGAGGGGGCCTGCGCCAAGGTGCCCGGTGTGGAAGGGAGGACTTCAGGCCCCCAGACCTGTGACCCTGGCCTCATAGACTCCCTGAAGAGCTACTTGCTCCTGCTGCTGAAGCTATCCAGCTCAGAGATGAGTGGCGGGGGCCCAGGGACCCAGGGGGATGCTGCCCCTGGGGATCAGGCACCCTCACCCTCTCTGGCCCCCACCATGGAAGTGGCCGGTCTGAGTCCCCGGACGTCACGGCGCATCCTGGAGCGTGTGGAGAACAACCGTCTGGTGCAGAGCGCGCAGACCCTGCTGCTGAGCCCCTGTACCTCCCGCCGCCTCACCAGCCTCCTGGACCGTGAGGTGCAGGTTGGCCGTCAGGCCCTCGCTTCTGCCCGGTGCCCTGGCCCCAGccccctctctgtccctgccatCGTGGTAGGTGAGGAGGAAAGCCCCGGGCTGGCCTCAGGAGGATCcagtgagggtgagggagaggttTCCCTTGAGGGGCCTGGCCTCCTGCTGACCTCCCAGGAGAGCGGCATGGGTGGGCCGCTGGGGGGCGTGGGTGGGCAGGCAGCCCCTGGGCAGGGACTGCTGTCAGCAGAGAGCAGAGCCCAGGAGCCCTTTGGAGAGGAGGAGATCCCAGGGGAAGCTCTGACAGATATCCCTGCAGCTACGCCTGAGGAACTGGCTCTGGGGGCCCGGAGGAAAAGGTTTCTCCCTAAGGTCAGAGTGGCAGGAGACGGGGAGCCAACCAAGCCCGAAGAAAGGGAGAGCCCCTCGGGTTCCCCCCGGGGGCCCCGGAAGGGCCTTGCACCTGGGTCCCCGGGGAGTCCAGGGCGGGAGAAACGCTCCCCTACTCAGGGCAGAAAGGCAGGCATGCTGGAGGTGCCGCGGGCAGAGGAGGAGCCGGCAGCAGGGgccctgggctccagccccagAGCCAGAGACCTGGAAGCAGAGCTGGCCCTGGAGGAAGGCAAGCAGGGCACTCCGGCCAAGCCAAGGAGAGCCAAAGACCTGCTAAAAG CCCCACAGGTGATCCGGAAGATTAGGGTGGAGCAGCTTCCTGATGCCTCGGGCAGCCTGAAGCTCTGGTGCCAGTTTTTCAACATTCTTAGTGACTCAGTCTTGACGTGGGCCAAGGATCAGCGCCCAGTGGGCGAGGTGGGCAGGAG TGCAGGGGATGAGGGGCCAGCGGCCCTGGCCATTGTGCAGGCGTCCCCCGTAGACTGTGGCGTGTATCGATGCACCATCCACAATGAGCATGGCTCGGCCTCCACTGACTTCTGCCTCAGCCCCGAGG tGCTGTCAGGATTCATCTCCAGAGAAGAAGGTCAAG